A portion of the Chondrinema litorale genome contains these proteins:
- a CDS encoding phosphoenolpyruvate carboxylase, which translates to MNTLSLVKEKLDKPYYDLEFLLECFREVLIESGELKLASQIPWINDIDDIKPEEFNQKLVQVYSIVFQLLNMVEVNGAVQNRRQLENEAMSNVNGLWAQNLKMLKELKIPEKDVANLLSQVVVEPVLTAHPTEAKRATVLEHHRMLYLLLVKRENKMYTEFEQEDIRRDIKLTIDRLWRTGEIFVEKPDVPSELRNVIHYLANVFPEIIPIIDKRLLLAWEKEGYDVELLKDSEKFPKISFGNWVGGDRDGHPLVTDEVTAYTLSQLRLNAFVVIRRNLLLLVRKLSFSLSYNYANYEIRNRIEELEKELGEEGIKAFKRNDGEVYRQYVNLLLSKLPVDVKRQHATELKEHGACYKTSKELIRDLKILQESLIKFGAEKIAMSDVHESIRLVETVGFHLARLDVRQNSKFHENAVKQLMDAASLNGAEFIEWNEKQRLEFINAELQSNRPFTHPKVKLEDQAKAVTSCYSVLADHISKYGTEGLGEMIVSMTRSLSDLLTVYLLARESGLTTQTEDGLVCKLQVVPLFETIEDLQESPKILKSFLEHPFTKRSLEYQRKNRGFEKPVQQVMIGYSDSNKDGGILASQWFLYEAQEKLSQIGEEMGIKIRFFHGKGGSISRGAGPTHWFLRALPHSSVNGDIRLTEQGETISQKYANKINASYNMELLVAGTAGISIADAYTKKGKHALESMIRNLAEDSRDFYWKLISHPDFIYFYGEATPIDAIESSKIGSRPARRSGKRTLEDLRAIPWVFSWSQSRFNVTSWYGIGYTLEKLQKEKPKEFDKFKKAVKFDPLIRYVLTNVDTSLAATDEEIMAEYASLVKDERIRTSIFKLITKELKRTRLMLDTVLDLPFDKRRKNHHYSNVLRATAMKSLHTNQVYLLKKWRAEKENGDLKNAEKTLTNLLLTVNAIASAMRSTG; encoded by the coding sequence ATGAATACACTATCACTGGTTAAAGAAAAACTAGACAAACCTTACTATGATCTTGAGTTTCTGTTAGAATGTTTCAGAGAAGTCTTGATCGAAAGTGGCGAGTTAAAGCTTGCTTCACAAATACCATGGATTAACGACATTGACGATATTAAACCTGAAGAATTTAACCAGAAGTTGGTGCAGGTATATTCTATTGTTTTTCAGTTGCTGAATATGGTAGAGGTAAATGGAGCTGTGCAAAACCGACGTCAGTTAGAGAATGAAGCCATGTCTAATGTAAATGGACTATGGGCTCAGAATCTAAAAATGTTGAAAGAGCTTAAGATACCTGAAAAAGACGTTGCTAATTTACTTTCTCAAGTTGTTGTTGAGCCGGTATTAACTGCACACCCTACAGAAGCAAAAAGAGCTACTGTGTTGGAGCATCACAGAATGCTATATTTACTCTTAGTAAAGAGAGAAAATAAAATGTATACTGAGTTTGAGCAGGAAGATATCCGAAGAGATATCAAACTCACAATAGACAGACTGTGGCGAACAGGTGAAATCTTTGTTGAAAAGCCTGATGTTCCTTCTGAACTACGAAATGTAATTCACTATTTGGCTAATGTTTTTCCTGAGATTATTCCGATTATAGATAAGAGATTATTGCTAGCTTGGGAGAAGGAAGGTTATGATGTTGAATTACTAAAAGACTCAGAAAAATTCCCTAAAATTTCTTTTGGTAACTGGGTTGGTGGCGACAGAGACGGACACCCACTTGTTACAGATGAAGTAACAGCATATACACTATCGCAATTGCGATTAAATGCTTTTGTAGTAATTCGTAGAAACTTGTTATTGCTTGTTAGAAAATTAAGTTTTTCTTTGAGCTATAATTATGCGAATTATGAGATTAGAAACAGGATAGAAGAGCTAGAAAAAGAATTAGGTGAAGAAGGCATAAAAGCATTTAAAAGAAACGATGGTGAAGTTTACAGACAATATGTAAATCTATTGCTTTCTAAACTTCCTGTAGATGTAAAAAGACAACATGCTACTGAGTTAAAAGAACATGGTGCTTGTTATAAAACATCAAAAGAACTGATTCGCGATCTTAAGATACTTCAAGAATCACTAATTAAGTTTGGAGCGGAGAAAATTGCTATGTCAGACGTACACGAGTCTATCAGATTGGTAGAAACTGTAGGTTTTCACTTAGCAAGATTAGATGTTCGCCAGAATAGTAAATTCCACGAAAATGCAGTAAAACAATTAATGGATGCTGCATCTCTAAATGGTGCAGAGTTTATTGAGTGGAACGAAAAGCAAAGATTGGAATTTATCAATGCAGAACTTCAATCTAACCGTCCGTTTACTCATCCAAAAGTAAAGCTTGAAGATCAGGCAAAAGCGGTTACTTCTTGCTACTCTGTGTTAGCAGACCATATCTCAAAATATGGAACTGAAGGTTTGGGAGAAATGATTGTAAGTATGACAAGAAGTCTTTCAGATTTACTTACAGTGTACTTACTTGCTAGAGAATCTGGACTTACTACTCAAACAGAAGATGGTTTAGTTTGTAAACTACAAGTAGTTCCTCTTTTCGAAACGATCGAAGATTTACAAGAAAGCCCTAAAATATTAAAATCATTTTTAGAGCATCCATTTACTAAGAGAAGTTTAGAGTACCAACGCAAAAACCGTGGTTTTGAGAAGCCAGTACAACAGGTTATGATTGGCTATTCAGACAGTAACAAAGATGGTGGTATTCTTGCCAGCCAGTGGTTCTTGTACGAAGCTCAAGAAAAACTTTCTCAGATTGGTGAAGAAATGGGCATTAAAATCAGATTTTTCCATGGTAAAGGTGGTTCTATAAGTCGTGGTGCTGGTCCAACTCACTGGTTTTTAAGAGCATTGCCACATTCTTCTGTCAATGGAGATATTAGATTAACTGAGCAAGGAGAAACAATTTCTCAGAAATATGCCAACAAAATAAATGCTTCTTACAATATGGAATTACTAGTAGCTGGTACTGCTGGAATTTCTATTGCTGATGCTTATACCAAAAAAGGGAAGCATGCTTTAGAAAGCATGATTAGAAATTTGGCAGAAGACAGTCGTGATTTCTATTGGAAATTAATAAGCCATCCAGATTTTATCTATTTCTATGGCGAAGCAACTCCAATTGATGCAATCGAATCTAGTAAAATTGGCTCAAGACCTGCGAGAAGATCTGGAAAAAGAACTTTAGAAGATTTAAGAGCAATTCCTTGGGTATTTAGCTGGAGCCAGTCTCGTTTTAATGTAACTAGCTGGTATGGAATAGGTTATACACTTGAGAAGCTTCAGAAGGAGAAGCCTAAAGAATTTGATAAGTTTAAAAAAGCTGTAAAATTCGATCCACTCATCAGATACGTATTAACCAACGTAGATACTAGCTTGGCTGCTACAGATGAGGAGATAATGGCAGAATATGCATCTTTGGTAAAAGACGAAAGAATCAGAACGAGTATTTTCAAATTGATTACCAAAGAGCTTAAAAGAACCAGATTAATGCTCGATACTGTGCTTGATTTACCATTTGATAAAAGGAGAAAAAATCACCATTATTCAAATGTATTGAGAGCTACAGCTATGAAATCATTACACACTAATCAGGTTTATTTGCTTAAAAAGTGGAGAGCTGAGAAAGAAAATGGCGATCTTAAAAATGCAGAAAAAACGCTTACCAATCTACTACTTACGGTAAATGCGATTGCAAGTGCTATGAGAAGTACAGGTTGA
- a CDS encoding dipeptidase, producing MFPVIDFHCDLLSYLVNVPGADALNSEAIGCALPNLKSGDVKLQVLAVFTATNPGSVENASKQFDAYEQLCTDYKDWVYDAAKDLKIKNNDKAALVPAIENASGILEEDESLDLCFERLDVLLNRFNRLLYITITHHSENRFGGGNYSDKGLKDDGKQLLKYLDSKQIAVDLSHTSDQMAFDILNTIDQSNLNVPVIASHSNMRAICDHPRNLPDELIEELKRRNGFAGVNFVRAFLDNDNDKIIFDHIAYAKKKNLPLVFGADFFSTSQLNDPARLPYFFKSLSHAGQYPHILEEMQDREFSEEDCYQLAFDNASKWLVSQGFAFE from the coding sequence ATGTTTCCAGTTATAGACTTTCATTGTGATTTACTATCATATTTAGTAAATGTGCCCGGTGCAGATGCACTTAATTCTGAGGCAATTGGTTGTGCATTACCTAATCTTAAATCCGGAGATGTAAAACTTCAAGTTTTAGCTGTTTTTACTGCTACAAATCCCGGAAGTGTAGAAAATGCATCTAAGCAATTTGATGCTTACGAGCAGTTATGTACAGATTATAAAGATTGGGTATATGATGCTGCCAAAGATTTAAAAATCAAAAATAACGATAAAGCAGCACTGGTTCCTGCCATTGAGAATGCCTCTGGTATTTTAGAAGAAGATGAATCGCTCGACTTGTGTTTTGAGCGTTTAGATGTGCTTTTAAATCGATTCAATAGGTTATTATATATAACAATTACCCATCATTCAGAAAACCGATTTGGAGGTGGTAATTACTCAGACAAAGGCTTAAAAGACGATGGTAAGCAATTGCTTAAATATTTAGATAGTAAGCAAATTGCAGTAGATCTTTCTCATACAAGTGATCAAATGGCTTTTGATATTTTAAATACAATTGATCAATCTAATCTTAATGTTCCTGTAATTGCAAGCCACTCAAACATGAGGGCAATTTGTGATCATCCAAGAAACCTACCTGATGAACTGATTGAAGAACTAAAGCGCAGAAATGGTTTTGCCGGAGTAAATTTTGTGAGAGCATTTCTCGATAATGATAATGATAAAATAATTTTTGACCATATAGCTTATGCAAAAAAGAAAAACTTGCCTTTGGTTTTTGGTGCAGATTTTTTTAGTACTTCTCAATTAAATGATCCTGCTAGGCTGCCTTATTTTTTCAAAAGTTTATCTCATGCAGGACAGTATCCTCATATTTTAGAAGAAATGCAAGATAGAGAGTTCTCCGAAGAAGATTGCTACCAATTAGCTTTTGACAATGCAAGTAAATGGCTTGTAAGTCAGGGCTTTGCGTTTGAGTGA
- a CDS encoding glycoside hydrolase family 2 protein, producing MHKIFLASFFLLFTFQLKAQQAEILYLSGKNKDHTVDWNFAIDNGMNSGKWTTIPVPSNWELQGFGVYNYGRSKDKQPFSDETGQYRYEFEVPKSFKKKYVEIVFEGAMTDTEVKINGELAGPVHQGGFYRFTYDITDLINIGGDNTLEVKVKNKSDNAGVNTAEREADFWLFGGIYRPVYLKAYPEAHIQRIAVDAKADGSFTADVYLRGRGSVSDVEAQLYDMQNKPIGKSFSVSAGMSKEKVSLEAKFEDVLTWTPEFPNRYKVKFKLKKKNKVIHEVSEKIGFRTVELREKDGLYVNGIKVMLKGVNRHTFWPSSGRTSSRELSEMDVNLIKEMNMNSVRMSHYPPDVHFLEVCDSLGLFVLDELTGWQTSYETEVGKKLVEEMMVRDVNHPSIIIWDNGNEGGWNVELDDEFQKYDPQNRPLIHPWEKFRGTDTQHYKDWDCCEDGLFHGEDVFFPTEFLHGLYDGGLGAGLDDYYNAMLKNSLSAGGFLWVFSDEGVERTDQDKKIDTFANNAPDGILGPYREKEASFYTIKEIWSPVYIGIEDQLPDSFDGKIAVENRYFYTPLDQCSFNWQLVDYSDASIDTASVVYASGKVESPSIQPQESGNLSLPLPQDWKLHDALKLTAIDPHGREIYTWSWSTGNVRKNFLNMLKSPTKGEDAAQIEEQENTYRLFTANTEIIIDRISGNIISVKKLEKEISLGGGPLLEAKFGSSKLLEIRHYAVDGDYLLEYHYTKNSTIKKIQYVLKTDGVLKVHMEYFPQDGYYEYIGVGFNYPEDKVSGVTWVGDGPYRVWKNRLKGAKFGLWQKAYNNTVTGESWNYPEFKGYHANMRWAKIDNSETPFTIFFEDENLFLKLFTPKAPQDAYNENTNGFFPESDLGIMQQISPIGTKFKKSEQIGPQGVPYLFERKEVKNPLSFTVYFQFDE from the coding sequence ATGCATAAAATTTTTTTAGCTTCATTTTTCCTTTTATTTACTTTTCAACTCAAAGCACAGCAAGCAGAGATATTATATCTATCTGGTAAAAACAAAGACCATACTGTAGACTGGAATTTTGCAATTGATAATGGAATGAATAGTGGCAAATGGACAACTATTCCGGTTCCATCTAATTGGGAATTACAAGGTTTCGGTGTGTATAACTATGGTCGCTCTAAAGACAAGCAACCGTTTTCTGATGAAACTGGACAGTACAGGTATGAGTTTGAAGTACCTAAAAGTTTCAAGAAAAAGTATGTAGAAATTGTGTTTGAAGGGGCAATGACAGACACAGAAGTAAAGATAAATGGTGAATTAGCTGGTCCGGTGCATCAAGGAGGTTTTTACCGATTTACCTACGACATAACCGATTTGATAAATATAGGTGGAGACAATACGCTAGAGGTAAAAGTGAAAAATAAGTCTGATAATGCTGGTGTTAATACAGCAGAGCGAGAAGCAGATTTCTGGCTTTTTGGAGGTATTTACAGACCAGTTTACCTAAAAGCATATCCAGAAGCACATATCCAGAGAATTGCTGTAGATGCCAAAGCAGATGGCTCTTTTACTGCTGATGTTTATTTGAGAGGTAGAGGGAGTGTGAGCGATGTAGAAGCTCAGTTGTACGATATGCAGAACAAACCTATTGGCAAATCATTTTCTGTTTCTGCTGGTATGTCTAAAGAGAAAGTGAGTTTAGAAGCCAAATTTGAAGATGTTTTAACATGGACACCGGAATTTCCAAACAGGTATAAAGTTAAGTTCAAACTTAAAAAGAAGAACAAAGTAATTCACGAAGTAAGTGAGAAAATTGGTTTTAGAACTGTAGAATTACGCGAAAAAGATGGGCTGTATGTAAATGGAATAAAGGTTATGCTAAAAGGTGTAAATCGACATACTTTTTGGCCTTCTTCTGGTAGAACGAGTAGCAGAGAATTAAGTGAGATGGATGTAAATCTTATTAAAGAGATGAACATGAATTCTGTGCGTATGTCTCATTATCCGCCTGATGTTCACTTTTTGGAAGTTTGCGACTCTTTGGGATTGTTTGTGCTAGATGAATTAACCGGATGGCAGACCAGTTACGAAACAGAAGTAGGAAAGAAGTTGGTAGAAGAAATGATGGTGAGAGATGTAAACCATCCGAGTATAATCATTTGGGATAATGGAAATGAAGGTGGTTGGAATGTGGAGCTAGACGACGAATTTCAAAAATACGATCCACAGAATAGGCCATTAATACACCCTTGGGAAAAGTTTAGAGGCACAGATACGCAACATTATAAAGATTGGGATTGCTGCGAAGATGGCTTATTTCATGGGGAAGATGTGTTTTTTCCAACAGAGTTTCTTCATGGATTGTACGATGGTGGTTTAGGTGCAGGTTTAGATGATTACTATAATGCTATGCTCAAAAATTCACTTTCTGCTGGTGGTTTTCTTTGGGTATTTAGCGACGAAGGTGTGGAAAGAACAGATCAAGATAAAAAGATTGATACTTTTGCTAACAATGCTCCAGATGGCATATTAGGACCTTATAGAGAAAAAGAAGCAAGTTTTTATACCATTAAAGAGATTTGGTCACCTGTTTATATTGGTATAGAAGATCAGTTACCAGATAGTTTTGATGGAAAAATAGCTGTAGAGAATCGATACTTTTATACTCCATTAGATCAATGTTCTTTCAATTGGCAGTTGGTAGATTATTCAGATGCTAGTATAGATACAGCTAGTGTGGTATATGCTTCTGGCAAAGTAGAATCTCCAAGTATTCAACCACAAGAATCTGGTAACCTTAGTTTGCCATTACCCCAAGATTGGAAATTGCATGATGCTTTAAAGTTAACGGCTATAGATCCTCATGGGAGAGAAATATATACTTGGAGTTGGTCTACTGGAAATGTGCGCAAAAACTTCTTAAATATGCTTAAGTCACCTACTAAAGGTGAAGATGCTGCTCAGATAGAAGAACAAGAAAATACTTACCGACTTTTTACAGCAAATACTGAAATTATAATTGACAGAATTTCTGGAAATATTATTTCTGTAAAAAAATTGGAGAAAGAAATTTCTTTAGGTGGAGGACCTTTATTAGAAGCAAAGTTTGGTTCAAGCAAGCTTTTAGAAATTAGGCATTATGCTGTAGATGGCGATTATCTTTTGGAATATCACTATACTAAAAATTCTACAATCAAGAAAATTCAATATGTGCTTAAAACAGATGGAGTTTTAAAAGTACATATGGAGTATTTCCCTCAAGATGGATATTACGAATACATCGGAGTTGGATTTAATTATCCTGAAGATAAAGTTTCAGGTGTAACATGGGTAGGAGATGGCCCTTACCGAGTTTGGAAAAACAGGCTAAAAGGAGCAAAGTTTGGTTTGTGGCAAAAAGCATATAACAATACAGTAACAGGTGAATCGTGGAATTATCCGGAGTTTAAAGGCTACCATGCCAATATGAGATGGGCAAAAATTGATAATTCTGAAACTCCATTTACCATCTTTTTCGAAGATGAAAATCTGTTTTTAAAATTATTTACTCCTAAAGCTCCCCAAGATGCATATAATGAAAATACCAATGGCTTTTTTCCTGAAAGTGATTTAGGCATTATGCAGCAAATAAGTCCGATTGGTACTAAATTCAAAAAATCTGAGCAGATAGGCCCTCAAGGTGTACCTTATCTTTTTGAAAGAAAAGAAGTAAAAAATCCATTATCGTTTACTGTTTATTTCCAGTTTGACGAGTAA
- a CDS encoding RNA polymerase sigma factor: MKEEIEDIIIDKIIQGDKSACRIIIDKYKSFVFNLAFRIVNNREDAEEVTQDSFIKAFKYLESFNRKAKFSTWLYRITFNTAVSKTRKKKVEKNSINDVPEAMLPIDSFEKSFNLLKEQQQKKYIHIILAKLSADERGLVTMYYLEEMPMEDISEATGLTKSNVKVKIHRARQKLYVHLSHLLKQEAREIL, from the coding sequence ATGAAGGAAGAAATCGAAGATATAATTATTGATAAGATTATACAGGGAGACAAGTCTGCCTGCAGGATTATTATTGATAAATATAAAAGCTTTGTTTTTAACCTTGCTTTTCGCATTGTAAATAACAGAGAAGATGCCGAAGAAGTAACACAGGACAGTTTTATTAAAGCTTTTAAGTATCTTGAATCTTTTAACAGAAAGGCAAAATTTTCTACTTGGCTCTACAGAATTACATTTAATACAGCAGTAAGTAAAACCCGAAAAAAGAAAGTAGAAAAGAATTCTATTAATGATGTTCCTGAGGCGATGTTACCTATAGATTCTTTTGAAAAATCTTTTAATCTTTTAAAAGAACAACAACAAAAAAAATATATCCACATAATATTAGCGAAACTCAGTGCAGACGAAAGAGGATTGGTGACAATGTATTATCTGGAAGAAATGCCTATGGAAGATATTTCTGAAGCAACTGGTTTAACTAAATCAAATGTTAAAGTTAAAATTCATAGGGCAAGACAGAAACTTTATGTCCACTTATCACATTTATTAAAACAAGAAGCTAGAGAGATTTTGTAA